Below is a window of Anopheles cruzii unplaced genomic scaffold, idAnoCruzAS_RS32_06 scaffold01093_ctg1, whole genome shotgun sequence DNA.
ATAAGGTACGCGTGAACCGAGAGGAACATAAATTATTGTGCGTATATAAGAAAGTTAAACGGGccgctgttggccgattgttaGATTCAACCTCGAACTGTGCGAACATTTATTCAACTACGAAGGCTCCGCAGTCCGCTCGACGACGTGAAGTGTTGTATCAGTAAGTAATTATCTTTTCCAAAAGCGATGTTTGATCCTTGCATCTTAATGTGACTGAAGCGTATTAAAACTGGGCACTTTTTGTTCATTAGGCATTGTTAAAACTGAAAGTAGAACACGGTCCAAGTCTAATTAAACAGCAAACTTGTTCCACCCATTGCAAAAGAGTGCATCACCCTAAAGTTCGTTGTTCGGCAAGCACATTACAGTGTcccatcattatttttaagtactCCCATAACTATCTAGCTATGTAATGAAGATTCTCTTATCACCAATTCATTTATAAACCATAGACTTTAATATTACATCAAAACAACAAGTTAACGCTGTTCTTGTTTCTTTACTCCTATCTAAAGCGAATTTTTACCTTTGAgctcatttgtgtattttggaaacgataaGCCAGCAGAGTGTCGTAGTGccgtgaagtgtgtttcggaAGCATGGGGCCTCTAGCATGGACAGTGTTCttgtgcatcgtcagcagtgctAGATCGGGTGCCGcgattttcgacgaaactgaTTCTGCTGCACCATGTTCTTCTACACCATGTTCTGCTAGCTTCTCTGGATATGCTCTCGAGATGCTCATGGTAAAGCTGGACCACATGCAGCAAAGTGTTCTGCAACTACAGATCGAATTggccaagcaccgggaagaagcTGCGCAAAGCAAGGTGCACATGACCGTGGGACTAAACGACATGCAGCACAGTGTCCGGGAACTACAGACCGAATTTTccaagcaccgggaagaagTTGCGCGAAGCCAAAATAACAGCGATAAGAACCTGGTCGAGATTAAGAGGGCCGTGCAGAacaatttcgattcgatgcgtcGATGGGAGGGTGATGTTGGACGGAACTTTAGTCGCCTACAGGACCGATCATGGCAGATCTTTGCGCTACAAGCTACGCATACTACAATGAAGACCAATCTTCGTTCATATGTACCCTATCGCTCGTGCAGTGACATTCGGAATGCACAATCTGGGGCATATATTATCCAGGTGAACGATGAAAGTAACCCTTTTATGGCGTACTGTCACCGGGATATGAAAGGTGGAGGCATctggttggtgatacagcACCGATCCGACGGATCGCTAAACTTCTATCGCAACTGGACCGAGTATCGGGATGGTTTCGGTAACATTGAGAATGAGTTTTGGATCGGACTGGAACGAATACATCAGCTGACATCCGGGCGACCCCATGAactgatggttgagctgagagactttaaggggaattataaatttgcacTCTACACAGCATTCGAGATTGGCAGTGAATCCGAACAATACAAACTGAAAACCCTTGGAGCGTACAACGGAACTGCAGGCGATTCTCTGTCAATTcacaagaatatgaaattctcGACGTACGATCGTAATAATGACATATCGGAGACAGGAAATTGTGCCGTAATATATGAGAGTGCCTGGTGGTACAAAAGCTGCTATAGTTCCAATTTGAACGGGCGATACAAAgatataaacaaaaaaaaattgatcaaCTGGTACGCCTTCAATAACTCCGTAGAAGGACTGGCcttttcaagaatgatgatACGACCAAAAGAATAACGCTATCGATGAATGAAGTCTCGGTTCAAGTCGGAAATCTCTCCAGTCAACTCGGTTCCTGGCTGCCGCTCAAAAGGTCAACGTACGTCTCGAAGACTCGAAATAATCATCCTGCAGTATGTAAATGCACGattaaacgtggccaaaaaggagaagacTTAAACGCAGAACGTCAACTCAGAATAGCAGTTGCTATAGTCCATAACTTACGCTTTGCCTGGTCCAAAATTCTTAACCCAAGCAGCGACTACTTCCATCACTATCTTCttctacaaatataaatattctTCTATATTTATAAAACTGGGTGTTtttctgtctgtaccgcatttaCTCCAAAAttactgaaccaatccgcttaaaattttgcacagcgtagttttgtgaccctggattgtgaataggaaagtttgttATCCAATGTTATCCAAAAGTTTGATATCCTTATGCAAGCTTAAGATCGTTTTGTTACCAAAGGGAATTTCATTATTAAAGTTTATCACTTTGATGCTTTACAGTTTGGTAAAACAAATGGCGCAATTTGATGTGAATTTTATCCACAAATATTCACGCATCACACGTTGACGCAAAATCATCACAAATCTTTCATCAACCAGGACAATGAAATGGCGGAACATCTTTTCGTCGCATTATTTCACCTTCAACTATTGGGATGTTCCCAGAGATTGTTTTGAACAAAAGCCTATCAAAACTGTGA
It encodes the following:
- the LOC128276393 gene encoding angiopoietin-related protein 7-like, whose translation is MTAAMGNDALGSRQSGTRLGQFAIQALEQDRTSDKVRVNREEHKLLCVYKKVKRAAVGRLLDSTSNCANIYSTTKAPQSARRREVLYHFSGYALEMLMVKLDHMQQSVLQLQIELAKHREEAAQSKVHMTVGLNDMQHSVRELQTEFSKHREEVARSQNNSDKNLVEIKRAVQNNFDSMRRWEGDVGRNFSRLQDRSWQIFALQATHTTMKTNLRSYVPYRSCSDIRNAQSGAYIIQVNDESNPFMAYCHRDMKGGGIWLVIQHRSDGSLNFYRNWTEYRDGFGNIENEFWIGLERIHQLTSGRPHELMVELRDFKGNYKFALYTAFEIGSESEQYKLKTLGAYNGTAGDSLSIHKNMKFSTYDRNNDISETGNCAVIYESAWWYKSCYSSNLNGRYKDINKKKLINWYAFNNSVEGLAFSRMMIRPKE